DNA sequence from the bacterium genome:
CCAGAAGCTGATGGCGGAGCTGTTCCGAAAGGATGTCTGGACCATTAATGAACACATTGCCAACATTTACGATGAAGGAGAGTTGATGCCGGAGGCAACTGTCCGGAAATTCCGGACAGATCAAAATGAAGGAAACAGGCAGGTGGGCCGGGAGATCGACCGTTACAACCTCGATGTGATCATCTCCGTCGGCCTCCGTTCCTGACGCACTTGCCGGCGTTTTACAGGAGTTGCTCATGACC
Encoded proteins:
- a CDS encoding virulence RhuM family protein, coding for MAELFRKDVWTINEHIANIYDEGELMPEATVRKFRTDQNEGNRQVGREIDRYNLDVIISVGLRS